Proteins from one Lachnospiraceae bacterium KGMB03038 genomic window:
- a CDS encoding sugar ABC transporter substrate-binding protein, translated as MKKWRKLLAAGLVGLMTLSLAACGGGESEEGGGDSGEKTDGYTIGATYYTLQTEFCMRMDNYAKKYCKEKGINYVSYDGNNDAAAQLEQVETMIADGVDAIILNPQDADACVACVEAADEAGIPVFGVNTMVNTDKLTAYVGSQDVGAGEEIMQQMIDYMETDTFNIVVLEGPMGQSAQLQRWEGINNVLKENPGIEILAYDTANWSRSEAMTLMETWLTTYGDEIDAVVSENDEMALGARQAIEDGGYDIPCIGIDGITDAVAAVKEGRMIASDFQDAEGQISGAIDAAVTVLDGGEVEKEIWIPFQMITKDNVSEFENKY; from the coding sequence ATGAAAAAGTGGAGAAAATTGCTTGCGGCAGGACTGGTCGGCTTAATGACTCTGTCATTGGCTGCGTGCGGCGGTGGTGAATCTGAGGAAGGCGGCGGAGACAGCGGGGAGAAAACGGATGGCTATACCATCGGAGCGACCTACTATACGCTGCAGACAGAGTTCTGTATGAGAATGGACAACTATGCGAAGAAATACTGCAAGGAAAAAGGGATCAATTATGTTTCTTATGATGGAAACAACGATGCGGCGGCTCAGCTTGAGCAGGTAGAGACTATGATTGCGGATGGTGTTGACGCGATTATCCTGAATCCGCAAGATGCAGATGCCTGTGTGGCCTGTGTAGAAGCGGCAGACGAGGCAGGAATCCCTGTATTTGGCGTAAATACTATGGTAAATACAGATAAACTGACTGCTTATGTAGGTTCTCAGGACGTTGGAGCAGGTGAAGAGATCATGCAGCAGATGATCGATTATATGGAAACAGATACTTTTAATATTGTGGTATTGGAAGGACCGATGGGACAGTCTGCGCAGCTGCAGCGCTGGGAAGGCATCAATAACGTGCTGAAAGAGAATCCTGGAATTGAGATTCTTGCTTACGATACAGCCAACTGGTCACGTTCCGAGGCAATGACATTGATGGAAACCTGGCTGACCACTTACGGTGACGAGATTGACGCAGTCGTTTCTGAAAACGATGAAATGGCTCTTGGAGCACGTCAGGCAATCGAAGATGGCGGTTATGATATTCCGTGTATCGGTATCGATGGAATTACGGATGCAGTAGCGGCGGTCAAAGAGGGACGGATGATCGCTTCTGACTTCCAGGATGCAGAGGGTCAGATTTCAGGTGCTATTGATGCGGCAGTAACAGTTCTCGATGGCGGAGAAGTTGAGAAAGAGATCTGGATACCGTTCCAGATGATTACAAAAGACAATGTATCTGAGTTTGAGAACAAATATTAA
- a CDS encoding amidohydrolase yields the protein MEQQTSENRIASWLDSHREELTETADYIFQHPELAYQEVRSSEYLAAFLERHGFTVERGTAGIETAFTAQWSNEPSNRQGKAPRDMLGKPIIGFLAEYDALAELGHACGHNLLGTGAAAAACALKADMEQNGVAGTLRVYGCPAEEIMSGKIIMNQKGVFNDLDLAVTWHPFDRNRVSNDIWQAQDIKNYTFHGVSAHASKSPEDGRSALDAAELMNIGVNYLREHVPGDVRMHYAYIDNGQPANVVPDLAKTNYFIRSSLRSRTDDASRRVDDCARGAALMTGTTVDIELVASCKEMKIYRPLTELYYKVMTQIPTPEYTQEELDFAAEISRQAGLDNGGEYFRGLEPLEDEPVPISIGTDAAEVSHTVPLITLSAATMCRGTPLHHWAAARQAGMSIGHKGMLYAARCMAEGTRAWIHQSGPGDF from the coding sequence GTGGAACAGCAGACTTCTGAAAATAGGATTGCCTCCTGGCTGGATTCTCACCGGGAGGAACTGACCGAAACCGCGGACTACATTTTCCAGCATCCAGAGCTTGCTTACCAGGAAGTCCGGTCTTCCGAGTATCTGGCCGCATTTCTGGAAAGACATGGCTTCACGGTGGAGCGGGGTACCGCCGGAATCGAGACCGCCTTTACCGCTCAGTGGAGCAATGAACCATCGAATCGCCAGGGAAAAGCGCCCAGAGATATGTTAGGAAAGCCCATCATCGGATTTCTGGCAGAGTACGATGCCCTGGCGGAACTCGGACACGCCTGCGGCCACAACCTGCTGGGAACCGGAGCGGCGGCCGCGGCCTGCGCCTTAAAAGCGGATATGGAGCAAAACGGTGTTGCCGGTACGCTGAGAGTCTATGGGTGTCCTGCGGAAGAGATCATGTCCGGCAAGATCATCATGAATCAGAAAGGCGTCTTTAATGACCTGGATCTAGCTGTCACCTGGCATCCCTTTGACCGCAACCGGGTCAGCAATGATATCTGGCAGGCCCAGGATATTAAGAACTATACCTTCCACGGCGTCAGCGCCCACGCTTCCAAATCCCCGGAAGACGGCCGCAGCGCCTTGGATGCGGCGGAGCTTATGAACATCGGCGTCAACTATCTGCGGGAGCATGTTCCAGGAGACGTGCGCATGCACTATGCCTACATCGACAATGGACAGCCTGCCAACGTAGTTCCTGATCTTGCTAAGACCAACTATTTCATCCGCTCCAGCCTGCGCTCCCGGACCGATGATGCCTCCCGGAGGGTAGATGACTGCGCCAGAGGCGCTGCCCTCATGACAGGCACAACGGTAGATATCGAGCTTGTGGCAAGCTGTAAAGAAATGAAGATCTACCGGCCTCTGACGGAATTATATTATAAGGTCATGACACAGATCCCTACTCCTGAATATACCCAGGAAGAGTTGGACTTTGCGGCAGAAATCAGCCGACAGGCCGGACTTGATAACGGCGGCGAATATTTCCGGGGATTAGAGCCCTTAGAGGACGAGCCCGTCCCCATCTCCATTGGCACCGATGCCGCTGAAGTCAGCCATACCGTCCCCCTTATTACCTTAAGCGCGGCCACCATGTGCAGAGGGACCCCGCTGCATCACTGGGCTGCCGCCCGGCAGGCCGGGATGAGCATCGGCCATAAAGGAATGTTGTATGCTGCCAGGTGTATGGCAGAAGGAACCCGGGCCTGGATTCATCAATCGGGGCCGGGGGATTTTTAA
- a CDS encoding ABC transporter permease, whose translation MSREAVGEKSAAMRAQQRKNFIAKYGSLIALIVLVIIISLIKPRFLSFINVRNMFRLVSINGLLAVGMTFVCLTGGIDLSVGAVMGCAGMYSAYFAQVAMNQPAIIAIAVGVGVGLVIGVFNGVCVAYLKVPAFVGTLGSMSIAKSLTFLLTDSKPIPNLSESFKFIGGGMIGNVLPIPVIIFAVILLICFLLLYKTRYGRYVFAVGGNTNAARVSGINVKRIIATVYILSGVLSALAGVITSARVTSGVTNTGDGYETDAIAMVVIGGTSLAGGKGRLWGTVVGIMLMTCLSSGLDMLGVGAYYQMLVKGFVVILAVMLDGLSSD comes from the coding sequence ATGAGTAGAGAAGCAGTAGGAGAAAAAAGCGCGGCTATGAGAGCGCAGCAGCGGAAGAACTTTATTGCGAAATATGGTTCCTTGATCGCGCTGATTGTCTTAGTGATCATCATCTCTCTGATCAAACCAAGATTTTTGAGTTTTATTAATGTAAGAAATATGTTCCGCCTGGTGTCCATCAATGGGCTTTTGGCAGTAGGAATGACTTTTGTCTGTTTGACAGGCGGCATTGACCTTTCCGTTGGAGCGGTCATGGGCTGCGCAGGAATGTATTCTGCGTATTTTGCGCAGGTAGCAATGAACCAGCCGGCAATTATTGCTATTGCAGTAGGAGTGGGAGTTGGACTTGTGATTGGCGTGTTTAATGGCGTATGCGTGGCTTATTTGAAGGTTCCGGCCTTTGTCGGAACACTGGGTTCTATGAGTATTGCAAAATCGCTGACGTTCCTATTGACGGATTCTAAACCAATTCCTAATCTATCAGAGTCCTTTAAATTTATCGGAGGCGGCATGATCGGAAATGTGCTTCCTATACCAGTCATTATCTTTGCGGTTATCCTGCTCATATGCTTTTTGCTTCTTTATAAGACGCGATATGGCAGATATGTGTTCGCTGTGGGTGGCAATACCAATGCGGCAAGAGTTTCTGGTATCAATGTAAAACGAATCATCGCGACGGTGTATATCCTGTCCGGTGTGCTGTCAGCACTTGCAGGCGTTATTACCTCGGCCCGGGTTACATCCGGTGTGACCAATACGGGAGACGGGTACGAGACAGACGCCATTGCCATGGTAGTTATTGGAGGAACTTCTCTCGCGGGAGGAAAAGGACGTCTATGGGGAACTGTTGTGGGTATCATGCTGATGACTTGTCTGTCGAGCGGATTGGATATGCTGGGCGTAGGCGCTTATTACCAGATGCTTGTAAAAGGCTTTGTAGTAATTTTAGCGGTTATGCTGGATGGATTGAGTTCTGATTGA
- the proC gene encoding pyrroline-5-carboxylate reductase, giving the protein MITKKIGMIGCGNMGGAILSGALDSGVLPKENAFVYDVSPAAMDKAESWGVNLAKDCEDVCKNSDIIILGVKPQYASETLAQCGDALDGKAVMSIVAGITVARLRSMISGTPRILRTMPNTPAMVSEGAFAFCSDNDFTEDELAAVRSICEAIGIVELIPEHLIDAACALNGGGPAYIAMFIEAMADGGVKQGLPRATAYRLAAQTCLGTAKMILEKDIHPGQLKDMVTSPGGTTIEGCEALEKGGMRGAVIECINAATEKSKKL; this is encoded by the coding sequence ATGATTACCAAAAAAATCGGAATGATCGGATGTGGAAATATGGGAGGCGCCATTCTCTCCGGCGCGCTGGACAGCGGTGTCCTTCCAAAGGAGAACGCGTTTGTATATGACGTTAGTCCTGCCGCTATGGATAAGGCTGAAAGCTGGGGTGTCAACCTTGCCAAAGACTGTGAAGACGTCTGTAAAAACAGTGACATTATCATTCTCGGCGTAAAACCCCAATATGCATCCGAAACTTTAGCGCAGTGCGGCGATGCCCTCGACGGCAAAGCTGTCATGTCTATTGTGGCCGGCATTACCGTAGCGCGCCTGCGCTCTATGATCAGCGGTACTCCCCGTATTCTGCGCACCATGCCAAACACTCCGGCCATGGTGTCTGAGGGAGCGTTCGCCTTCTGCTCCGACAACGATTTCACAGAGGATGAATTAGCGGCGGTCCGCTCTATCTGTGAAGCGATCGGAATTGTGGAATTGATTCCCGAGCATTTGATCGATGCCGCCTGCGCCCTGAATGGCGGCGGCCCGGCCTATATCGCCATGTTCATTGAGGCAATGGCTGACGGCGGCGTAAAACAAGGCCTCCCCCGTGCCACCGCTTATCGGCTGGCCGCTCAGACATGTCTGGGGACCGCCAAAATGATCCTGGAAAAAGACATTCATCCCGGCCAGCTGAAAGACATGGTAACCTCTCCTGGCGGGACCACCATCGAAGGCTGCGAAGCCTTGGAAAAGGGCGGAATGAGGGGCGCTGTTATAGAATGTATCAATGCCGCGACAGAGAAATCCAAGAAGCTTTAG
- a CDS encoding response regulator: MIKVLIADDEKKICRLIDMLCDWESLGMELIGYVHSGLEAAEVIREKKPDILIIDIRMPGCDGIEVIRQAREMGLSLEVIIISGYADFSYAKAAITHGVSAYLLKPIKKNELEEAVRQAKESVEKEQKRVEAGKKLYEYTEDENLKKRRSLIFSLPMSVSFGEGREIESINKQYCYCFRPGWFQFFVLQLHYSMKKYDKKAMDRTIEGFERTIRRELKEICVDHEICVSGNKCFVLCNYEEAREKDFRKGIRGIVNKLAAKRFEMWKMTFSAALGKKVECPSELWDSLESAQEGLKEAVVEGCEKLLEAPASQGRPERDFSAVIDRFNSEFARSIDLCDEQLIQENMGKLKETLGKERDIRGRDYINIVHLIGMYALTKSGSDNEEIGTFTERSELSQDLKELFGVLEEYLRKIVRKNLQIQKEDGRRPIRIAKQYIQNHYTEGITLEEVSAIAGFSASYFSGLLKKEMGIGFSEYLVQLRMEKAKELLKGTTVNIKDICGQVGYSDLKHFNAIFKKYTGIKPGEYRKLYG; this comes from the coding sequence ATGATAAAGGTACTGATAGCAGATGATGAGAAGAAAATATGCCGACTGATAGATATGCTTTGTGATTGGGAAAGTCTGGGAATGGAACTCATCGGCTATGTGCATAGCGGGCTGGAGGCAGCTGAAGTCATCCGGGAGAAGAAACCGGATATTTTGATCATCGATATCCGAATGCCAGGATGTGATGGCATTGAAGTGATCCGGCAGGCAAGGGAGATGGGACTTTCCCTGGAGGTGATCATTATCAGCGGATATGCGGATTTCAGCTATGCGAAAGCGGCGATCACACATGGAGTAAGCGCGTATCTGTTAAAGCCTATCAAGAAGAACGAGTTAGAAGAAGCGGTAAGGCAGGCCAAAGAGAGTGTGGAAAAAGAGCAGAAACGTGTTGAAGCGGGAAAGAAGCTGTATGAGTATACAGAAGATGAAAATTTGAAAAAAAGGCGCAGCCTGATTTTTTCTCTTCCGATGTCTGTATCTTTTGGGGAAGGCAGGGAGATTGAAAGTATTAATAAGCAGTATTGTTATTGTTTCCGGCCGGGCTGGTTTCAGTTTTTTGTCCTGCAGCTTCATTATAGTATGAAAAAGTATGATAAAAAAGCAATGGATAGGACTATAGAGGGATTTGAGCGGACGATCCGCAGGGAGCTGAAGGAAATCTGTGTGGATCACGAAATCTGTGTGAGCGGGAATAAGTGTTTTGTTCTATGTAATTACGAGGAGGCCAGGGAAAAAGATTTTCGCAAGGGAATTCGTGGAATCGTGAATAAACTGGCGGCAAAACGGTTCGAGATGTGGAAGATGACATTTTCCGCAGCTCTTGGAAAGAAAGTGGAGTGTCCCTCCGAATTGTGGGATTCTTTGGAGAGCGCGCAGGAAGGGCTGAAAGAGGCGGTTGTGGAAGGGTGTGAAAAGCTGCTGGAAGCGCCGGCTTCCCAGGGGCGGCCAGAGAGGGATTTCTCAGCGGTCATCGATCGGTTTAATAGCGAATTTGCAAGGAGTATTGATTTATGTGATGAGCAGCTGATTCAGGAAAATATGGGGAAGCTGAAAGAAACACTGGGGAAGGAACGAGATATTCGCGGACGAGATTACATTAACATCGTACATTTGATTGGAATGTACGCATTGACAAAGAGCGGAAGCGATAATGAGGAGATTGGGACATTTACAGAGAGAAGTGAGCTGAGTCAGGATCTAAAGGAATTGTTCGGCGTATTGGAGGAATATCTGAGAAAAATCGTCCGGAAAAATCTGCAAATCCAGAAGGAGGATGGAAGGCGTCCGATCCGTATCGCAAAGCAGTACATTCAGAATCATTATACAGAGGGGATCACGCTGGAGGAAGTGTCGGCGATTGCAGGCTTCAGCGCCAGCTATTTCAGCGGACTGCTGAAAAAGGAAATGGGCATTGGCTTTTCGGAGTATCTGGTCCAGCTCAGAATGGAAAAGGCGAAAGAACTGCTAAAGGGGACAACGGTAAATATCAAAGATATCTGCGGCCAGGTAGGATATTCCGACCTTAAACATTTTAACGCTATATTTAAGAAATATACCGGGATAAAACCGGGAGAATATCGTAAGTTATATGGATAA
- a CDS encoding sugar ABC transporter ATP-binding protein gives MRREILRMERVTVTEQGRKLLNNFNFQMFEGEVMGLVPLDSYGLQELTDCLQDNRPLLYGRVYIREKLVNTYAGHTRRRNRVYTISKAENLIESLQGADNVFLIRKGYKGFWINDRLIRRQLQILLEKVGIQIDSGRKVKELRILEKDVIGIVKAAVAKADVVILRDPGSSLWPEDKKRLEKVIRYYAGQGLSFIYISTKPEELNQFCDRVSVMSHGRIIKVLEKEEIASSLEQHYFFPYRLLETTKTEVEDRGEKVFRCEAMNYRSIRDMTFDVDRGEGLLIHDYDNFDWQDFIDVLSGEKPESGSLWWKGKEIDKERRKVGVILENPTETMLYPEMSYEDNLCLCLEHNVERLWMSRKKRRSIAREVAGREITGKVKELSLEEKYDLVYQRILLQKPEIVFCFFPYRNVDVKIQRFIEKFLKRYLSKGIAVVMITMDLMDGVSVADRILLFGKNGSRLIFDREEFERIAFGKEEK, from the coding sequence GTGAGACGGGAAATTTTAAGAATGGAGCGGGTGACAGTTACCGAGCAGGGAAGGAAGCTCCTGAATAATTTTAATTTTCAGATGTTCGAGGGAGAGGTGATGGGACTTGTGCCTCTGGATTCGTATGGTCTGCAGGAACTGACGGACTGTCTTCAGGACAACCGTCCCCTCCTCTACGGGCGGGTCTATATTCGGGAAAAGCTTGTAAATACTTATGCGGGGCATACCAGGAGAAGGAATAGAGTATATACGATTTCAAAAGCAGAAAATTTGATCGAAAGTCTTCAGGGAGCAGACAATGTATTCCTGATCCGGAAAGGATATAAAGGCTTCTGGATCAATGATCGTCTGATTCGGCGCCAGCTTCAGATTTTGTTAGAAAAGGTCGGAATCCAGATAGATTCGGGCAGGAAGGTAAAGGAATTAAGAATTCTGGAAAAGGATGTGATCGGGATTGTGAAGGCGGCGGTGGCTAAGGCGGATGTGGTGATATTAAGAGATCCGGGATCTTCTCTCTGGCCGGAAGACAAGAAGAGGCTGGAGAAAGTCATCCGCTATTATGCGGGACAGGGACTTTCTTTTATTTATATCAGCACCAAGCCGGAAGAGTTAAACCAGTTTTGCGACCGGGTGTCCGTCATGTCCCATGGAAGAATCATCAAAGTGCTGGAAAAGGAGGAGATTGCCAGCAGTCTTGAACAGCATTACTTCTTTCCCTACCGTCTTCTGGAGACAACGAAGACAGAGGTGGAAGACCGGGGAGAGAAAGTGTTTCGGTGTGAGGCAATGAACTATCGGAGTATTCGGGATATGACCTTTGATGTTGACCGGGGAGAAGGGCTTTTGATCCATGATTATGATAATTTTGACTGGCAGGACTTTATCGATGTGTTATCAGGAGAAAAACCAGAGAGCGGCAGTTTGTGGTGGAAGGGAAAAGAGATAGATAAGGAGCGAAGGAAGGTAGGTGTGATACTGGAAAATCCGACAGAGACCATGTTGTACCCGGAGATGTCCTACGAGGATAATCTGTGCCTATGTCTGGAGCATAATGTGGAGCGTTTGTGGATGAGCCGGAAGAAACGCAGGAGCATTGCCCGGGAGGTGGCAGGGAGAGAGATTACCGGAAAGGTTAAGGAACTGTCTTTGGAAGAAAAGTACGATCTGGTCTATCAAAGGATTCTCCTGCAGAAGCCTGAGATTGTATTCTGCTTCTTCCCTTACAGGAATGTAGATGTAAAAATCCAGCGTTTTATCGAAAAATTTCTGAAACGGTATCTTTCCAAGGGGATTGCGGTGGTCATGATCACGATGGATTTGATGGATGGTGTTTCTGTGGCGGATCGGATTCTTTTATTTGGCAAGAATGGCAGCAGGCTGATCTTTGACCGGGAGGAATTCGAGAGGATTGCGTTTGGGAAGGAAGAGAAATAA
- a CDS encoding sugar ABC transporter ATP-binding protein, giving the protein MSLLLEMEGIQKSFYGNQVLHAVNFSLEKGSVHALMGENGAGKSTLMNILVGIHKRDGGTVKIEGEEVEIDSPAAAKKMGIAMIHQELSSVVEMSVAENIYLGREPVKHGLIDYRQMYKQTEELLKMLHINLNPRAKMGTLRVADQQLVEIAKAVSQDARILIMDEPTSSITDREVENLYKIIRDLQKRGTGIVYISHKMDEVYTITDKITILRDGESIATWDTKEATNDMVVKAMVGRELTEQYPKREAEIKEPILELKGLTRTGEFEDINLTLHRGEILGLVGLVGAGRTELMQALFGLTKLEKGEIVLKGEKVVFKKPADAIKKGIAYVTEDRKGEGLVLPMSIAHNTTLPSMKEFSGKVFIRSAVEKKRTNEILEELKVKMASSRLAAKNLSGGNQQKVVLAKWMMKDPDVIIFDEPTRGIDVGAKAEIYKLMNEFVANGKAVIMISSEMPEAMGMSDRILVISNHRLSGELSKEEFSQDQIMKMAMRYM; this is encoded by the coding sequence ATGAGTTTATTGTTGGAGATGGAAGGGATTCAAAAGAGCTTTTATGGAAACCAGGTGCTCCATGCAGTAAATTTTTCCCTGGAGAAAGGATCTGTACATGCTCTGATGGGCGAAAATGGCGCTGGAAAATCTACGTTGATGAATATATTGGTAGGAATACATAAACGAGACGGAGGAACCGTGAAAATCGAGGGTGAAGAAGTGGAGATCGATTCCCCGGCGGCGGCCAAAAAGATGGGAATTGCCATGATCCATCAGGAATTGTCATCGGTTGTGGAAATGTCTGTGGCGGAAAATATTTATCTGGGAAGAGAACCGGTAAAACATGGACTGATCGATTATCGGCAGATGTATAAGCAGACAGAAGAATTGTTGAAAATGCTCCATATCAATCTTAACCCGAGGGCGAAGATGGGGACCCTAAGAGTGGCGGATCAACAGCTGGTAGAGATTGCAAAGGCGGTGTCACAGGACGCCAGGATCTTGATCATGGATGAGCCGACTTCTTCTATTACGGATCGGGAGGTGGAGAATCTCTACAAGATCATCCGGGATCTGCAGAAGAGAGGAACGGGAATCGTGTACATTTCTCACAAAATGGACGAGGTATATACCATTACAGATAAGATCACGATATTGCGGGATGGAGAAAGCATTGCTACCTGGGATACGAAAGAGGCTACCAACGATATGGTAGTAAAGGCGATGGTAGGAAGAGAGCTTACGGAACAATATCCAAAGAGGGAAGCGGAAATCAAAGAGCCGATCTTGGAACTTAAGGGGCTGACAAGGACGGGAGAATTCGAAGATATTAATCTGACTCTGCACAGAGGAGAAATCCTTGGTCTGGTCGGTCTGGTAGGAGCAGGCAGGACTGAGCTTATGCAGGCTCTCTTTGGATTGACAAAGCTGGAAAAAGGCGAGATTGTTCTGAAGGGAGAAAAAGTGGTATTTAAGAAACCTGCTGATGCCATTAAAAAAGGAATCGCTTATGTGACGGAAGATAGAAAGGGAGAGGGGCTGGTCCTGCCTATGAGCATCGCCCATAATACAACACTTCCTTCCATGAAGGAATTCAGCGGTAAAGTCTTTATCCGGTCTGCCGTAGAAAAGAAGAGGACCAACGAGATCCTGGAGGAGCTGAAGGTGAAAATGGCAAGCTCCAGGCTTGCGGCTAAGAATCTGTCTGGCGGGAATCAGCAGAAGGTAGTTCTTGCAAAATGGATGATGAAGGATCCCGATGTGATTATTTTCGATGAACCTACGCGAGGAATCGATGTGGGAGCGAAAGCGGAAATCTATAAACTGATGAATGAGTTTGTGGCGAATGGGAAGGCAGTTATCATGATCTCCTCCGAGATGCCGGAAGCAATGGGAATGTCAGACCGGATACTAGTCATCAGCAACCATCGGCTCAGCGGAGAGTTGTCGAAAGAGGAGTTCAGTCAGGATCAGATTATGAAAATGGCAATGCGTTATATGTAA
- a CDS encoding D-threitol dehydrogenase, whose product MLPNFSKEELMSLDFDLAGKTAIITGGAAGIGNMTAEYFLKQGANVVLADLNPDVDKIAKEMGGEKAVGVAGNVCDKDYRDLVIEEGAKAFGQVDILVNCAGIVALESAEIIDEKDWNRTIDINLSASFFMAQAVGKYMIDNKIKGSIVNIASQAGVIALDKHVAYCAAKGGIIAMTKVMAMEWGKYGIRVNAVAPTVVLTALGHKAWDGPVGDAFKKEMPSERFAEPEEISAVIAFLCSKAAAMITGHNLLIDGGYTIK is encoded by the coding sequence ATGTTGCCAAACTTTTCAAAAGAAGAACTTATGTCGTTGGATTTTGATCTGGCGGGAAAGACTGCGATTATTACCGGAGGCGCCGCCGGGATTGGAAATATGACAGCGGAATATTTCCTGAAGCAAGGAGCCAATGTGGTGCTTGCGGATCTAAACCCTGATGTGGATAAGATTGCCAAAGAGATGGGCGGGGAGAAGGCTGTCGGTGTTGCGGGAAATGTGTGTGATAAGGACTATCGTGATTTGGTCATCGAAGAAGGAGCAAAGGCATTTGGCCAGGTGGATATCCTTGTAAACTGTGCGGGCATCGTAGCACTGGAGAGCGCGGAAATCATTGATGAGAAGGACTGGAACCGCACCATTGATATCAATCTGTCGGCAAGCTTCTTCATGGCTCAGGCTGTAGGAAAATACATGATCGACAACAAGATCAAAGGAAGTATTGTAAATATTGCCTCTCAAGCAGGGGTCATTGCCCTCGATAAACATGTGGCGTACTGTGCGGCTAAAGGCGGAATTATTGCGATGACAAAGGTAATGGCTATGGAGTGGGGGAAATATGGGATTCGTGTGAATGCTGTGGCCCCAACGGTGGTGCTTACGGCCCTGGGACACAAGGCATGGGACGGACCGGTAGGAGATGCGTTTAAGAAAGAGATGCCTAGCGAGCGGTTTGCTGAGCCGGAAGAAATCTCAGCGGTGATCGCCTTCCTATGCAGTAAGGCCGCGGCCATGATCACTGGACACAATCTTCTGATCGATGGTGGATATACTATTAAATAG
- a CDS encoding sensor histidine kinase — protein MMKEKWRYLSSRIYMLCVGLFLFLAVICLILCVWAARTGKNGTEAVFCTAVWLFGFLFFYFAVLRPYRKVDRYLQLFFAGYTNAGLKEEACILSPGTEELARVLVRLTESDQLLNANKRQAQYLALQNQINPHFLYNTLDSIRSEAMMGENQTVAEMTEALATFFRYTISKVENMVTLEEELENTKIYFLIQKHRFEDRVNLEIEYDKEDEFLLRCLLPKLTIQPVVENSILHGIERKIGSGTIRILLRCTEKRLLIRISDNGVGMAPEVLERLNHQLNQPVFDSIQLSKDKGGIAILNVNNRIHLIFGEEYGMTVYSTPGVGTDTEIHLPLITSERQLKNLRR, from the coding sequence ATGATGAAAGAAAAATGGCGTTATCTGAGTTCCCGGATTTATATGTTGTGTGTGGGATTGTTTTTGTTTTTAGCAGTTATCTGTCTGATACTATGCGTTTGGGCGGCACGGACGGGAAAGAATGGGACAGAAGCAGTTTTTTGCACGGCGGTCTGGCTTTTTGGCTTTTTATTTTTCTATTTTGCGGTGCTGAGGCCATATCGAAAGGTAGACCGGTATCTGCAGCTCTTTTTTGCCGGCTATACCAATGCGGGACTAAAAGAGGAAGCATGTATCCTATCGCCGGGAACAGAGGAACTGGCGCGGGTACTGGTGCGCCTGACGGAATCTGACCAGCTCTTGAATGCGAATAAACGGCAGGCTCAGTATCTTGCCCTTCAAAACCAGATTAATCCTCATTTCCTCTATAATACGCTTGACAGCATCCGCAGTGAAGCGATGATGGGAGAGAATCAGACGGTGGCAGAGATGACAGAGGCCCTGGCTACTTTTTTTCGATATACCATCAGTAAAGTAGAAAATATGGTGACGCTGGAGGAAGAGCTGGAGAATACCAAAATCTATTTTTTGATTCAGAAACATCGATTTGAAGATCGAGTCAATCTGGAAATCGAGTATGACAAAGAGGATGAATTTCTGCTCCGATGCCTTTTGCCGAAACTTACTATTCAACCAGTCGTGGAAAATAGTATCCTTCATGGCATTGAACGAAAGATCGGAAGCGGCACGATCCGGATCCTGTTAAGATGTACAGAAAAGAGACTTTTGATCCGGATCAGCGATAACGGCGTGGGGATGGCGCCCGAAGTGCTGGAACGGTTGAATCATCAATTGAACCAGCCGGTATTTGACAGCATCCAGCTGTCAAAGGACAAGGGAGGGATCGCAATTCTCAATGTAAATAATCGGATTCATCTGATTTTTGGGGAAGAATATGGAATGACAGTCTACAGTACGCCGGGGGTCGGCACAGATACAGAGATTCATCTGCCCTTGATCACCAGCGAGAGACAATTGAAGAATCTGAGGAGATAG